A single window of Leishmania panamensis strain MHOM/PA/94/PSC-1 chromosome 35 sequence DNA harbors:
- a CDS encoding hypothetical protein (TriTrypDB/GeneDB-style sysID: LpmP.35.1050), with amino-acid sequence MLIMRILVWLACVAAFGLLSLVAADTVFSHDTRSHTVTIEPGVLPEAQSFGRLRLRTGEWMYSFNPGEEASFFSSEDSASRQWLEWKAELRLLQEYRQRQHLGRYSTGGEKTDTSANQGNSEGRDPTALPIVDYFADRNVRRRHAERLRKQSLYNLSDSEEAADARVLVENEIAAMWHLVQSTGRSNGTNDQEFLGLVERYFSHTLTNRSAAAPSRFLPSLPRALLRLPLVLDAEVVPFMEREVGHVRDLWKLRLADGVAPAASSDEVESQLQLLSTTIEDSKTVATAVATLVEPLADAALSWVASSLTATREAIVMNDESTEAKRSELKRLLKQQSVLHKMRPTLEKHSKVYQGVVRRGQLPNTEATLFALQLIAKQRFGDNVSGLVEAVPSLSVTAPLTGLLEQEWRVHVLAPYGICVLATATFIWLCEELKERLLSRVRARRLCPMPRSPCGMTTSLSNCARQAYMLVSLLELVVLPLLPVIVLLIHLRGVRFWICSLIALMRPCQLTVCLASGAFLLAANYLVARVVRRVFQIVSPSVYRRRLAKSK; translated from the coding sequence CATCGAGCCTGGCGTGCTTCCAGAAGCGCAGAGTTTTGGGCGACTGCGACTTCGCACTGGGGAATGGATGTACAGCTTTAATCCTGGAGAAGAGGCCTCCTTTTTCAGCTCCGAAGACTCTGCGAGTCGGCAGTGGCTGGAGTGGAAGGCGGAACTGCGTCTTTTGCAAGAGTATCGACAGAGGCAGCATCTGGGCCGCTACTCTACCGGAGGTGAAAAGACTGACACCTCAGCCAATCAGGGGAACAGTGAAGGACGCGACCCAACAGCACTACCCATTGTAGATTACTTCGCTGATCGAAAcgtgcggcgacgccacgccgAGAGGCTGAGAAAGCAGTCGCTCTACAACCTCAGCGATTCGGAAGAGGCTGCTGATGCTCGTGTGTTGGTGGAAAACGAAATAGCGGCTATGTGGCATCTCGTCCAGTCGACTGGTAGAAGTAACGGCACGAATGATCAGGAGTTCCTGGGCCTCGTGGAACGGTACTTTTCTCACACGCTCACCAAcagaagcgcagcggcaccatcCAGGTTTTTACCATCGCTCCCACGTGcactccttcgcctccccctAGTGCTCGATGCCGAGGTGGTGCCCTTCATGGAGCGCGAGGTGGGCCATGTGCGCGATCTGTGGAAGCTCCGGCTCGCGGACGGggtggcaccagcagcatcgAGCGACGAGGTAGAGTCACAGCTACAGCTCCTCTCTACGACCATCGAGGATAGCAAGACGGTGGCcaccgcggtggcgaccCTGGTAGAGCCTTTGGCTGATGCAGCGCTCAGCTGGGTGGCGTCGTCGCTCACTGCGACACGCGAGGCGATTGTCATGAACGACGAGTCTACGGAGGCAAAGCGATCGGAGCTGAAACGGCTGCTTAAGCAGCAGTCTGTACTGCACAAGATGAGGCCAACGCTGGAGAAGCACAGCAAGGTGTACCAGGGTGTTGTGCGACGGGGGCAGCTTCCGAACACCGAGGCGACACTTTTCGCGCTTCAGCTGATAGCCAAGCAACGCTTTGGCGACAACGTGTCTGGGCTCGTCGAGGCGGTCCCCTCCCTTAGCGTTACGGCACCTCTTACTGGGTTACTGGAGCAAGAGTGGCGGGTGCACGTGCTAGCACCGTACGGTATATGTGTTCTTGCCACAGCCACCTTCATTTGGCTCTgtgaggagctgaaggagcggCTTCTCTCCCGAGTGCGAGCCCGTCGGCTTTGTCCAATGCCTCGCTCACCTTGCGGCATGACCACGTCGTTGTCGAACTGCGCGCGGCAGGCGTACATGCTCGTCTCGCTCCTCGAGCTCGTTGTACTGCCGCTTCTCCCGGTTATTGTGCTACTGATACACCTGCGCGGGGTGCGGTTTTGGATATGCAGTTTGATTGCCTTGATGCGCCCTTGCCAGCTCACAGTGTGCCTCGCGTCTGGCGCATTCTTGCTAGCCGCGAACTACCTCGTCGCCAGGGTGGTTCGGCGTGTCTTTCAGATCGTCAGCCCCTCTGTGTATCGCCGCCGTCTTGCCAAAAGTAAGTGA
- a CDS encoding hypothetical protein (TriTrypDB/GeneDB-style sysID: LpmP.35.1060): MRPLRLRTVGSLLPSHTASFYRDAASATYRAWRSLSTTAHNNQENATKNYTAPPLEQQPSASPLASPVTSHSMLFSRIDSAVLCPRLSQRQMRQRQRKWGALWRYRSEYWSPRSVPTPPQVASAMITASPRTSVRVPHSGVSQDGLAKTTKRGAEQVPHVISSSPSPRRDRTTAEVECETDGGTRASPRADSTGAAIVDSATPGSMRSSAVGTHSIEDPLLTFLDTHEEDAALLLAMWTSLHRSCVFGSALSESIVLQVRYFLHSLLRYRAVGAAVNFYYRLMGIGMQLHQSDLLLLFSSLTYDSPGPTEERQLRKPAKTAVIEDDKKIGTRRRKQLHGPTTRVHPADSSDQSQHNKAGKGSGEALACQMGSMGTVARKTGAPAFCKERPAGVSAGATESTGDTAWNAHVAGATHIAEGSNVGVSCASRWDRRRADSEAQPPSSIARRVAFHQQPEWIKRWILYEASMGTLEDLDGVEDDGQPSTRSTRSSEDPCWSANNRVHMDTAAPSWQPLQRIEMAAILEHLHLLTLGAMQRDHRSPTEPNTTLPRRPFRCSSRRPQPRSVERLYWKEALELVRGAYISASWPIGLSKGDGNLPCQAAEGLALPTGVAFALQSMLREVQSWKGALALLRLTLREANHRGAGTAGALSMTPDCFLRGSILFMALAAPAQPWKTQVLVEEWMHRVMLPRLAHDARAKEEAPFTATAATAALHALWLSHLCSVKASRPDEFVALSEEAADYLTSSSALRAIRGDLTLMMTEVCSSTELALDALRQTVLQALQYHRASEVLAKSIRTGAYRVENAKGMPELSRDHESNHAVDALTKTAVTSSAALMCGMGFSPSSQTAIQSSLSLSTPLLSDMMDVFALCCAAVKETVWLRLTTAASTNYAASLVEVLQFLERSVHGPAGLLSVFQLLCGSPVSRQAHNDKESPLVSTAYTTSGPERAYMSCLLVTTLLQLVQLLCAPPDPKQRRFGSQVWNSAVLVLLVEFAVKVLERVTAEHVQQAPWRWAIEGRQQELANATASTIRLVVRQLDINCMNERVMFGAMADQDVELCALLVRVFNKSSELMVASRASDVWRISSPSPVWQILTSTCSPRTLQGIHLCLSSSSALGKRVRYRLSRRDVDNLERWIQPPRSRLRTSARLRCARVAALSSSTRVVKARVGTGVAVLERDVGIDFSLTRSLRDSLYTILNSERTKADVGQALQRLASTMSGCNACWLLCHLVTKDIALARGTCTVEFFATTLDRMAQEVAKSSATAPAVTRVSLLQGSRLRPSRETYGTQTAPKTYGPPNLWLRALDVFWSAVDHAEHVEVAATQHPSASTVNAAETARTWNLVSVEPQERAVLARLLLPLLRFSRAVNRPEVGRQWRRTWIAMYAPQEKKNPQWRQQNIEALSLLGEAAALTRCVAEYHDCGSEALLCSVALQHSDWHSALAAIFQTYGAIEERHATGTTYSWDVARTILSLLTKSPMNLSNTAMRVRTVQGEMWNVECSLAVVRLLLRGRRWRLALTHVDEALELPDMQRVKAQVLVDPTGQLRQEAFSTSSTQTILTHYTQLLTAALQATAIGGDSERASVYYDAFKALLRYVFAETVDVGTLHAAEDCSQNSDSDGLDAALDMATLSERGAAHASCVEDRVQQTVRELAPRARILFFRAMTKRMLTSHAGK; encoded by the coding sequence ATGCGTCCTCTGCGGCTTCGTACCGTtggctctctcctcccttcgcACACCGCTTCTTTCTATCGTGATGCGGCATCGGCCACCTATCGTGCGTGGCGCAGCCTGAGCACAACGGCCCATAACAATCAAGAGAATGCGACGAAAAACTACACGGCGCCTccactggagcagcagccctcCGCATCACCACTAGCCAGCCCGGTAACCTCCCACTCAATGTTGTTTTCCAGGATTGACTCCGCAGTACTGTGCCCGCGACTCTCGCAGCGACAGATGCGGCAACGACAGCGCAAATGGGGTGCCTTGTGGCGATACCGATCAGAATACTGGTCGCCCCGCTCTgtgccgacaccgccgcagGTAGCTTCAGCGATGATcaccgcctcgccgcgcACTTCTGTACGTGTGCCGCACTCCGGAGTCTCCCAAGATGGTCTCGCAAAGACGACGAAACGTGGCGCAGAGCAAGTCCCACATGTGATCagttcttctccttcacccaGGCGGGATCGCACAACGGCTGAGGTGGAGTGTGAGACAGATGGTGGCACACGAGCAAGTCCGCGGGCAGACTCCACCGGTGCTGCAATTGTCGATTCTGCTACCCCTGGTAGCATGCGCAGCTCTGCGGTGGGTACGCACTCCATAGAGGACCCTCTGCTAACCTTTCTGGACACGCACGAGGAAGAcgcggcgttgctgctcgcGATGTGGACGTCACTGCATCGCAGTTGTGTCTTTGGATCTGCTCTGTCGGAGTCGATAGTTCTTCAAGTGCGCTACTTCCTTCATTCCCTTCTTCGCTACCGTGCggtgggggcggcggtgaacTTCTACTACCGACTCATGGGTATCGggatgcagctgcatcaAAGcgatctgctgctgctgttctcgAGCTTGACGTACGATAGCCCTGGACCgacagaagagaggcagctgcgcaagccgGCCAAGACCGCAGTGATCGAAGACGACAAGAAAATTGGGACTCGGCGACGCAAGCAGCTCCACGGGCCTACTACACGAGTGCACCCAGCAGACAGTTCAGACCAAAGTCAGCATAACAAGGCCGGGAAGGGAAGCGGCGAGGCACTAGCATGTCAGATGGGCAGCATGGGCACCGTGGCAAGGAAGACAGGTGCGCCTGCGTTCTGTAAGGAGAGGCCTGCGGGTGTGAGTGCTGGTGCCACTGAGAGCACTGGGGACACAGCTTGGAATGCACATGTGGCTGGTGCGACCCACATTGCGGAGGGCAGCAACGTCGGCGTCTCCTGTGCCTCCCGTTGGGACCGCAGAAGAGCAGATAGCGAAGCACAGCCACCCAGCTCCATTGCACGCCGTGTGGCTTTTCACCAGCAGCCGGAGTGGATCAAGAGATGGATCCTTTACGAAGCCTCCATGGGGACACTGGAAGATCTGGACGGGGTGGAAGATGATGGACAGCCAAGCACACGAtcgacgcgcagcagcgaagacCCGTGTTGGAGTGCCAACAACAGGGTGCACATggacaccgcagcgccgtcatgGCAACCGTTACAGAGGATAGAAATGGCAGCGATTCTGGAacacctgcacctcctcactctcGGCGCCATGCAGCGAGACCATCGCAGCCCAACCGAACCAAACACAACGTTGCCGCGGCGACCCTTTCGATGCTCCTCGCGACGGCCACAGCCACGGTCTGTTGAGAGACTCTACTGGAAGGAGGCTCTAGAGCTAGTGCGAGGCGCCTACATATCTGCATCATGGCCCATAGGACTGAGCAAGGGTGATGGGAACTTGCCCTGTCAGGCGGCAGAAGGTCTGGCCCTTCCCACTGGCGTCGCTTTTGCTCTACAGTCGATGCTTCGTGAAGTGCAAAGTTGGAAGGGCGCACTTGCTCTTCTGAGGCTGACGTTGCGGGAGGCGAACCATCGAGGTGCGGGGACGGCCGGAGCGCTTTCTATGACACCTGACTGCTTTCTGCGTGGATCTATTCTGTTCATGGCTTTGGCTGCCCCTGCGCAGCCGTGGAAGACCCAGGTGTTGGTTGAAGAGTGGATGCATCGCGTGATGCTGCCTCGGCTGGCGCACGACGCGAGAGCGAAGGAAGAAGCCCCCTTTACGGCgacagccgcaacagcagctctTCACGCTCTGTGGCTGAGCCACCTCTGCAGCGTAAAGGCATCACGGCCGGACGAGTTTGTTGCGCTGAGTGAAGAGGCGGCAGACTACTTAACTTCTTCCTCCGCGCTGCGAGCGATTCGCGGCGACCTCACTCTCATGATGACAGAGGTGTGCTCGAGCACCGAACTGGCCCTTGATGCCTTGCGGCAGACAGTGCTGCAGGCTCTGCAGTACCACCGCGCCTCAGAGGTACTGGCCAAGTCCATTCGAACAGGCGCCTACAGGGTTGAGAATGCCAAAGGCATGCCCGAACTCAGCAGAGACCACGAGAGTAATCATGCCGTCGATGCGCTGACAAAGACAGCAGTGACATCGTCGGCAGCTCTCATGTGCGGAATGGGCTTCTCCCCCTCGAGTCAGACTGCAATTCAatcatctctctcgctgtcaACGCCTCTATTGAGCGACATGATGGATGTGTTTGCCCTGTGCTGTGCAGCTGTCAAGGAGACAGTCTGGCTGCGACTCACGACAGCCGCCTCGACAAACTATGCTGCGTCTCTGGTCGAGGTCCTGCAGTTTCTGGAGCGCAGTGTGCACGGTCCGGCAGGTCTCCTTAGTGTGTTCCAGCTCCTGTGTGGCTCACCAGTGTCGCGGCAGGCACACAACGACAAGGAGTCGCCGCTGGTGTCGACGGCATACACAACGTCGGGACCGGAGCGGGCATACATGTCGTGCCTTTTGGTCACCACTCTCTTGCAGCTCGTGCAGCTTCTCTGTGCACCACCGGATccgaagcagcgccgcttcggCTCCCAGGTATGGAACAGCGCGGTGCTGGTCCTCCTTGTGGAGTTCGCGGTGAAGGTGCTGGAGAGAGTTACGGCGGAGCATGTCCAACAggcgccgtggcggtggGCAATTGAGGGGCGTCAGCAGGAGCTCGCGAATGCGACTGCGAGCACGATACGCCTTGTTGTGCGCCAGCTCGATATTAATTGCATGAACGAGAGGGTCATGTTTGGTGCCATGGCCGACCAGGATGTCGAACTCTGCGCTCTTCTTGTCCGAGTCTTCAACAAATCATCGGAGTTGATGGTGGCATCGCGTGCTAGTGATGTGTGGCGGATCTCATCTCCGTCGCCCGTGTGGCAAATTTTGACCTCCACATGCTCTCCCCGCACCCTACAAGGAATCCATCTGTGCCTCAGCAGCTCTAGCGCACTGGGGAAGCGAGTACGATATCGGCTTAGCCGCCGTGATGTGGATAACCTGGAACGCTGGATTCAGCCGCCGCGGTCGCGTCTGCGCACCTCCgctcgcctgcgctgcgcccGCGTTGCGGCGCTATCGTCGTCGACGCGTGTCGTGAAAGCGAGAGTCGGAACTGGTGTTGCTGTACTGGAGCGCGATGTGGGCATCGACTTTTCTCTTACTCGCAGCCTCCGCGACTCGTTGTACACGATCCTGAACAGCGAGCGCACGAAGGCTGATGTTGGgcaagcgctgcagcgactggcGAGTACAATGTCGGGCTGTAATGCCTGCTGGCTACTATGCCATCTCGTGACGAAAGACATCGCTTTGGCCCGCGGCACGTGCACTGTGGAATTTTTTGCCACAACGCTGGATCGCATGGCGCAGGAGGTAGCGAAGTCCAGCGCTACGGCACCTGCAGTAACAAGGGTGTCGCTATTGCAGGGAAGTCGTTTGCGGCCGTCTCGTGAAACCTATGGTACCCAGACCGCCCCCAAGACGTATGGCCCACCCAATTTGTGGCTAAGGGCCCTCGACGTCTTCTGGAGCGCCGTCGATCACGCTGAACACGTGGAAGTGGCTGCGACACAGCACCCCAGCGCCTCCACTGTCAACGCCGCTGAGACAGCGCGCACGTGGAATTTAGTGAGTGTGGAGCCGCAGGAGCGCGCTGTACttgcgcgcctgctgctcccacTTCTGCGCTTTAGCCGCGCCGTGAATCGGCCAGAGGTCGGCCGTCAGTGGCGTCGCACCTGGATCGCCATGTATGCACcacaagaaaagaagaaccCGCAGTGGCGCCAACAGAACATCgaggcgctgtcgctgctaggagaagccgcagcgctgACTCGCTGCGTTGCGGAGTACCACGACTGCGGTAGCGAAGCATTGCTGTGCTCGGTGGCTCTTCAGCACAGCGACTGGCACTCTGCACTGGCGGCGATCTTTCAAACATACGGCGCTATCGAGGAGCGCCACGCGACGGGGACGACGTACTCATGGGACGTGGCCCGCACTATTTTGTCGCTGCTAACGAAGTCACCGATGAATCTCAGCAACACAGCAatgcgtgtgcgcaccgTTCAGGGCGAGATGTGGAATGTGGAGTGTAGTCTTGCAGTGGTGCGGTTGCTGCTACGGGGTCGCCGATGGCGCCTGGCGCTGACTCATGTTGACGAGGCACTGGAACTGCCAGACATGCAGCGAGTCAAAGCGCAAGTGCTCGTGGACCCTACCGGTCAGTTGCGGCAGGAGGCGTTCTCAACCTCGTCCACACAGACAATACTGACGCACTATACCCAGTTACTCACGGCAGCGTTGCAGGCGACAGCGATCGGTGGCGACAGTGAGCGCGCATCAGTGTACTACGATGCCTTCAAAGCACTACTGCGTTACGTCTTCGCTGAAACAGTTGACGTGGGTACTCTTCACGCAGCTGAAGATTGCTCGCAGAATAGCGATAGTGATGGGCTGGATGCTGCGCTGGACATGGCTACTTTGTCTGAAAGGGGCGCAGCTCACGCCTCTTGCGTGGAGGACCGAGTGCAGCAGACAGTACGAGAACTGgcgccgcgtgcgcgcatTTTGTTCTTCCGAGCTATGACAAAGAGGATGCTCACGTCGCATGCTGGAAAATGA
- a CDS encoding flagellar C1a complex subunit, putative (TriTrypDB/GeneDB-style sysID: LpmP.35.1070), translating to MTQCLTWQVVDQRQTGECLDAVDLEALRAVMQRIDSDHGGALLHSGERTEAQVSVLLDLYGHLVLFAKASQFSPFKTSTLLGIVHQVHETSVADRLSRLHSYDLLRELVVRHSVHRPPYSTMVFSVREVQDIDTYMMSTYYRHYKMYVYCFVPREVATLRTVMLNDTVEVPPVQLPPLSAAIREDAWKEKMQERVRTLEETEMEEQWIASDALSEEQKRSGTLDSLTLKAGIRAQLEEIRDAVSKKSTDCLDLIEEKLTALEAKVNELQSGGSRGRLSSKGSSKRK from the coding sequence ATGACGCAGTGCCTCACATGGCAGGTTGTCGACCAGCGGCAGACGGGCGAGTGTCTTGACGCCGTAGacctggaggcgctgcgagcTGTCATGCAGCGAATTGACAGCGATCACGGTGGGGCGCTGTTACACTCGGGCGAACGGACAGAGGCACAGGTGAGTGTGCTGCTCGATTTGTACGGTCACCTCGTTCTGTTTGCGAAGGCGTCGCAGTTTTCCCCATTCAAAACAAGTACGCTGCTCGGCATCGTGCATCAAGTGCACGAGACAAGCGTTGCGGACCGCCTTTCCCGCCTTCACTCATACGACCTCCTTCGAGAGCTCGTGGTTCGGCACAGCGTGCACCGTCCACCGTACTCGACAATGGTGTTCAGCGTCCGAGAAGTACAAGATATCGACACGTACATGATGAGCACCTACTATCGCCACTATAAAATGTACGTGTACTGCTTTGTGCCACGCGAGGTGGCGACCCTTCGGACAGTAATGCTGAACGACACCGTCGAGGTACCGCCTGTACAgctccccccactctccgCTGCCATTAGAGAGGATGCGTGGAAGGAAAAGATGCAGGAAAGGGTGCGCACGCTTGAGGAGACcgagatggaggagcagTGGATCGCCTCCGATGCGCTCTCGGAGGAGCAAAAGCGCTCCGGCACGCTTGATAGTCTCACATTGAAGGCCGGCATACGCGCACAGCTGGAGGAGATTCGCGATGCCGTGTCGAAGAAGTCGACAGACTGTCTAGACCTCATCGAGGAGAAACTCACCGCCCTTGAGGCCAAAGTGAATGAACTGCAGAGTGGCGGCAGTCGTGGTCGGCTGAGCTCCAAGGGGTCCTCAAAGAGGAAGTGA
- a CDS encoding RNA editing complex protein MP61 (TriTrypDB/GeneDB-style sysID: LpmP.35.1080): MSCCSLNRALSQWLPSGVIAGHVRRTPGGAGSPHLPRLTHVTSSSSVALHVAAASIGSSGSSIIRSSGKKASVYYNFATPVDVFRDGADGGSVCHRRQRREALGREGGPLLVAPRTPDPGDPLQRLNIFRRDFSDYSVSARGSQNIMVSVDTTTRRFLDMFCDFDAKRCKLCNETFTQWHVHTNGIPHAGREGMLLELVRPYCGTPEELIEMWWQRLNSCAAFHRIPALSHNNPHERKRRLLYLLKLLKDRGILVETFNVSDSQSINSARSWEFERLEFVGDNVVKYILNSVISCTFPPHEGGAKGKLTCFQFVMDGNDGLARGYDHLDLQQLASSVRVVSKFKSDIVETLFAELQMYLWSTQHDVGTSPLVFPFTRDIYTLRALVQHVLYELAIELFLYHISYINGMLQRVMRENHLQFVKTDAALNPTTGANIRSWGMKASHGDWTDRGEDHSLPQGYGAPAMPAPTVTLMKVRSQRAHRQGSDAALFFESTNYDNFKRVVPIGGLLPRAFAREELSVIPNYMPHLQSDGTMTLKMRKAGNAGWSTLYASAAAVVERGVVADGLGISATMKPRVDREPVRLSVPRLKDEELIPELI, translated from the coding sequence ATGAGTTGTTGTAGTTTAAATAGGGCCCTTTCCCAGTGGCTGCCCTCGGGGGTGATTGCAGGCCATGTGCGGCGAACACCAGGAGGAGCAGGTAGCCCTCATCTGCCGCGACTGACCCATGTGActtccagcagcagtgttgCACTTcatgttgctgctgcatctatcggcagtagcggcagtAGCATCATCAGGTCGTCCGGCAAAAAAGCCTCCGTGTACTATAACTTTGCCACTCCGGTGGATGTATTCCGTGATGGGGCGGATGGTGGAAGTGTCTGTCACCGCCGACAACGACGCGAGGCGCTGGGTCGAGAGGGAGGACCGCTGCTTGTGGCGCCGCGCACGCCAGATCCTGGTGACCCGCTTCAGCGCCTCAACATTTTTCGACGCGATTTTTCCGACTACAGCGTCAGCGCAAGGGGGAGTCAGAACATCATGGTCAGCGTCGACACCACCACTCGCCGGTTTCTCGATATGTTCTGCGACTTTGATGCCAAACGCTGCAAGCTGTGCAATGAAACCTTCACACAGTGGCATGTCCATACCAACGGCATCCCGCACGCTGGGAGGGAAGGCATGCTGCTGGAGCTTGTTCGCCCGTATTGCGGAACTCCCGAAGAACTAATAGAGatgtggtggcagcggctgaACTCGTGCGCTGCGTTTCATCGGATTCCCGCTTTAAGCCACAACAACCCCCACGAGCGCAAACGACGTCTTCTGTACCTATTGAAGCTACTGAAAGACCGCGGCATCCTCGTGGAGACGTTCAACGTAAGTGACAGCCAGTCCATCAACTCGGCGCGCTCGTGGGAGTTTGAGCGACTGGAGTTCGTTGGGGACAATGTGGTCAAGTATATCCTGAACAGTGTCATTTCATGTACCTTTCCTCCTCACGAAGGAGGCGCGAAAGGAAAGCTAACGTGCTTCCAATTCGTGATGGACGGCAACGATGGTCTAGCACGCGGCTACGACCATCTCGACCTCCAACAGCTCGCCTCCAGCGTGAGGGTAGTGAGCAAATTTAAGAGTGACATTGTCGAGACCCTCTTCGCGGAGTTGCAGATGTACCTGTGGAGCACGCAGCACGATGTCGGCACCTCACCCCTGGTGTTTCCTTTTACGAGAGACATATACACGCTGCGGGCGCTGGTGCAACATGTTTTGTATGAGTTGGCCATTGAGCTCTTTCTTTACCACATTTCCTACATTAACGGCATGCTACAGCGTGTGATGCGAGAGAACCACCTGCAGTTTGTAAAAACAGATGCCGCGCTAAACCCCACGACTGGTGCAAACATCAGGAGTTGGGGCATGAAGGCGAGCCACGGTGACTGGACTGACAGGGGCGAAGACCATAGCCTTCCGCAAGGCTACGGGGCACCGGCGATGCCTGCCCCCACGGTGACTCTCATGAAGGTGCGCTCGCAGCGCGCCCACCGGCAGGGTTCCGATGCGGCGCTCTTCTTCGAGTCCACAAACTACGACAACTTCAAGCGCGTGGTTCCGATCGGCGGGCTTTTGCCGCGGGCTTTTGCGCGGGAAGAGTTGTCCGTGATCCCAAACTACATGCCGCACCTCCAGAGCGATGGCACGATGACGCTGAAGATGAGGAAGGCTGGGAATGCCGGCTGGTCGACCCTGTAtgcctccgcagcagcggtggttgAGAGGGGAGTCGTTGCCGACGGTCTCGGCATAAGTGCAACAATGAAACCGCGAGTCGACCGCGAGCCCGTTCGCTTGTCAGTTCCACGTCTCAAGGACGAAGAGCTTATCCCAGAGCTCATTTAA